Proteins found in one Actinokineospora alba genomic segment:
- a CDS encoding HAD family hydrolase gives MAIRGVLLDYSGTLFRLEPGAAWVDGLVGHDGAALDQIARDSLLVSLTAPVGPSAHLPPEFRADWARRDLDSDVHRSVSIAALRAAGLDIGPGVAETLYERVREPRSWVPYPDTADALRILQGAGIPVAVGGNIAWDVRGAFEARGIAELVDEYVLSYAEGVVKPDPKIFLLACDRLGVEPDWALMIGDSVEADGAAATLGCRFERVEPRPTQARPDALISALRSCGIAG, from the coding sequence CTGCTCGACTACTCCGGCACCTTGTTCCGTCTGGAACCCGGTGCCGCGTGGGTCGACGGGCTGGTGGGGCATGACGGGGCCGCTCTCGACCAGATCGCGCGGGATTCCTTGCTGGTGAGTCTCACCGCGCCGGTCGGGCCGTCCGCGCATCTCCCGCCCGAGTTCCGCGCGGACTGGGCGCGCCGCGACCTTGATTCCGACGTCCACCGCTCGGTCTCCATCGCGGCGTTGCGGGCCGCCGGGCTCGATATCGGCCCCGGGGTGGCCGAGACCCTCTACGAGCGCGTTCGCGAGCCGCGCTCCTGGGTTCCCTACCCGGATACAGCCGACGCGCTGCGGATTCTCCAAGGCGCGGGGATTCCGGTCGCCGTCGGCGGCAATATCGCGTGGGATGTGCGTGGGGCATTCGAGGCGCGCGGAATCGCCGAACTGGTCGACGAATACGTCCTCTCCTACGCCGAGGGCGTGGTCAAGCCCGACCCGAAGATCTTCCTGTTGGCCTGCGACCGCCTCGGTGTCGAACCGGACTGGGCGCTGATGATCGGCGACAGCGTCGAGGCCGACGGGGCCGCCGCCACGCTCGGCTGTCGGTTCGAGCGGGTGGAGCCGCGGCCGACCCAGGCGCGCCCCGACGCGCTGATCAGCGCGTTGCGATCATGCGGGATCGCGGGCTGA
- a CDS encoding MBOAT family O-acyltransferase produces the protein MSFASPLFLWFFTPVVLATVLLSPRHWRNGVVAGASLLFYAAGAGPTTLLLLACMVVNFAAGHYLEPDEQDTNRKRRRRLLFGVVGFDVAVLVVWKYAGFATEQLAGFARLLGGDFPVVHLLLPIGISFYTFHHISYVVDIYRGERPALRKPVAFVTYIAMFPQLVAGPIVRYREIADQLPQPRTHRLDDVASGFPRFALGLCKKVIIADSLSPLVEQCFATPADQMTFAVAWLGAITYTLQLYFDFSGYSDMAIGLGRMLGFRLPENFARPYSSVTITEFWRRWHMSLSRWFRDYVYIPLGGNRSGAAKTYRNLCIVFVLTGLWHGANWTFLVWGMFHGALLIIERGYGLDRAPTDPLRRVGRRALTVALVVFGWVFFRAADLGQALVMIGHMLLPDFSGLTDEVDAALGNQVLVVLLVALAILFMPASPVTGPMLESSRGRTATVLRAVVMGPGLLWATILVATGTFSPFLYYQF, from the coding sequence ATGTCGTTCGCCAGTCCGTTGTTCCTGTGGTTCTTCACGCCCGTGGTCCTGGCGACTGTCCTGCTCTCCCCCAGGCACTGGCGCAACGGGGTCGTCGCCGGGGCGAGCCTGCTGTTCTACGCGGCGGGCGCGGGTCCGACGACGCTGCTGCTGCTCGCCTGCATGGTGGTCAACTTCGCCGCCGGGCACTACCTCGAACCCGATGAGCAGGACACCAACCGCAAGCGGCGGCGCAGGCTGCTCTTCGGTGTCGTCGGGTTCGACGTCGCGGTGCTGGTGGTGTGGAAGTACGCGGGGTTCGCGACCGAGCAGCTGGCCGGGTTCGCCCGCCTGCTCGGCGGCGACTTCCCGGTCGTGCACCTGCTGCTGCCGATCGGCATCTCGTTCTACACGTTCCACCACATCTCTTACGTGGTCGACATCTACCGCGGCGAACGCCCGGCGCTGCGCAAGCCGGTCGCGTTCGTCACCTACATCGCGATGTTCCCGCAGCTGGTGGCCGGGCCGATCGTGCGGTACCGGGAGATCGCCGACCAGCTCCCCCAGCCGCGCACCCACCGGCTCGACGACGTGGCGTCCGGGTTCCCGCGGTTCGCCTTGGGGCTGTGCAAGAAAGTCATCATCGCCGACTCGCTGAGCCCGCTCGTCGAGCAGTGCTTCGCCACCCCCGCCGACCAGATGACCTTCGCCGTGGCGTGGCTGGGCGCGATCACGTACACCTTGCAGCTGTATTTCGACTTCTCCGGGTACTCGGACATGGCGATCGGGCTGGGCCGGATGCTCGGCTTCCGGCTGCCGGAGAACTTCGCCCGGCCGTACTCGTCGGTCACGATCACGGAGTTCTGGCGCCGCTGGCACATGTCGCTGTCGCGCTGGTTCCGCGACTACGTCTACATCCCCTTGGGCGGCAACCGTTCCGGCGCGGCGAAGACGTACCGGAACCTCTGCATCGTCTTCGTGCTGACCGGCCTGTGGCACGGCGCGAACTGGACGTTCCTGGTGTGGGGCATGTTCCACGGCGCCCTGCTGATCATCGAACGCGGCTACGGCCTCGACCGCGCCCCCACCGACCCCCTGCGCCGCGTCGGCCGCCGAGCCCTGACGGTCGCGCTGGTGGTGTTCGGCTGGGTGTTCTTCCGCGCGGCCGACCTCGGGCAGGCGCTGGTGATGATCGGCCACATGCTGCTGCCGGACTTCTCCGGCCTCACCGACGAGGTGGACGCGGCGCTGGGCAACCAGGTCCTGGTGGTGCTGCTGGTGGCCCTGGCGATCCTGTTCATGCCCGCGTCACCGGTCACCGGCCCGATGCTGG
- the rlmB gene encoding 23S rRNA (guanosine(2251)-2'-O)-methyltransferase RlmB yields MAGNSKRQGAMRKPGSKKGPVVGSGGQRRKGLEGKGPTPKAEERPGHHAYRKANASAKREQRSKDKPTSELVAGRNPVVECLRAQIPATALYVAIGIDTDDRVADAVRMAADRGISVLEVSRPELDRLTGMAMHQGLGLQVPPFEYAHPDDLLEAARSTDEPPLIVALDGVTDPRNLGAVIRSAAAFGANGVLLPQRRSAGITAVAWRTSAGTAAKIPVAIATNLTRELRALASQGLMIIGLDADGSMELDDLHLATSPLVVVVGSEGRGLSRLVKEACDATISIPMSAGVESLNASVAAGVVLAEVARRRRAAGRV; encoded by the coding sequence GTGGCAGGCAATTCCAAACGCCAAGGCGCGATGCGCAAGCCGGGCTCCAAGAAGGGCCCGGTCGTCGGCTCCGGCGGTCAGCGACGCAAGGGGTTGGAGGGCAAGGGCCCGACGCCCAAGGCCGAGGAGCGCCCCGGCCATCACGCGTACCGCAAGGCGAACGCCTCGGCCAAGCGTGAGCAGCGCTCGAAGGACAAGCCCACCAGCGAGCTGGTGGCGGGCCGCAACCCGGTCGTGGAGTGCCTGCGCGCCCAGATCCCGGCGACGGCGCTGTACGTGGCGATCGGCATCGACACCGACGACCGGGTCGCCGACGCCGTGCGCATGGCCGCCGACCGGGGCATCTCGGTGCTGGAGGTCTCGCGCCCGGAGCTCGACCGGCTGACCGGCATGGCGATGCACCAGGGCCTGGGTCTGCAGGTCCCGCCGTTCGAGTACGCCCACCCCGACGACCTGCTCGAGGCAGCGCGGTCCACCGACGAGCCGCCGCTGATCGTGGCGCTCGACGGCGTCACCGACCCCCGCAACCTCGGCGCGGTCATCCGCTCCGCGGCGGCATTCGGCGCGAACGGGGTGCTGCTCCCGCAGCGCCGCAGCGCGGGCATCACCGCCGTCGCGTGGCGCACCAGCGCGGGCACGGCGGCGAAGATCCCGGTCGCCATCGCCACCAACCTCACCCGTGAGCTGCGGGCGCTGGCGAGCCAGGGCCTGATGATCATCGGGTTGGACGCCGACGGCTCGATGGAACTCGACGACCTGCACCTGGCCACGTCGCCGCTGGTCGTGGTGGTCGGCTCCGAGGGCCGGGGCCTGTCGCGCCTGGTCAAGGAGGCCTGCGACGCGACGATCTCGATCCCGATGTCGGCGGGCGTGGAGTCGCTCAACGCCTCCGTCGCCGCCGGTGTCGTGCTCGCCGAGGTCGCCCGCCGCCGTCGGGCCGCGGGCCGCGTCTGA
- the cysS gene encoding cysteine--tRNA ligase, with protein MSLHIFDSATRGQREFTPLKDGAASIYVCGATVQGIPHIGHVRSGLNFDVLRRWLTHTGHDVTLVRNVTDIEDKILAKAAAAGRPWWEWAATHERAFDEAYGVLGCLPPTIQPRATGHITQMVELMQRLIDAGHAYAAGGDVYFSVPSYPAYGELSGHKLDDWNQGESASTTKRDHHDFTLWKSAKPGEPSWPSPWGPGRPGWHLECSAMASMYLGPEFDIHGGGIDLVFPHHENEQAQSRAAGDGFSRYWMHNAWVTMSGEKMSKSLGNVVSIPEMINRVRPQELRYYLVGPHYRSMIEYSEAALEESVRAYQRVESFLRKITQRTGVVGIAEPNAEFVAAMNADLATPAALAAVHNAVRVGNTALDDGDDSAAREAAAAVRGMTEVLGLDPLSERWSDSSTVDTGLRSAVAALVEDLLEERQRARANKDFALADAIRDRLLNAGVAVEDTPGGPLWTVKD; from the coding sequence GTGTCCCTGCACATCTTCGACAGCGCCACCCGCGGTCAGCGTGAGTTCACGCCGCTGAAGGACGGGGCCGCGTCGATCTACGTGTGTGGGGCGACGGTCCAGGGAATCCCGCACATCGGCCACGTCCGCAGCGGCCTGAACTTCGACGTGCTGCGCCGCTGGCTGACCCACACCGGCCACGACGTGACGCTGGTCCGCAACGTCACCGACATCGAGGACAAGATCCTCGCGAAGGCCGCCGCCGCGGGCAGGCCGTGGTGGGAGTGGGCGGCGACGCACGAGCGGGCCTTCGACGAGGCCTACGGCGTGCTCGGCTGCCTGCCGCCGACGATCCAGCCGCGCGCCACCGGGCACATCACCCAGATGGTCGAACTCATGCAGCGGCTGATCGACGCGGGCCACGCGTACGCGGCGGGTGGCGACGTCTACTTCTCGGTGCCCTCATACCCCGCTTACGGCGAGCTGTCGGGGCACAAGCTCGACGACTGGAACCAGGGCGAGTCCGCGTCGACCACCAAGCGCGACCACCACGACTTCACGCTGTGGAAGAGCGCGAAGCCCGGTGAGCCGTCGTGGCCGTCGCCGTGGGGCCCCGGCCGCCCCGGCTGGCACCTGGAGTGCTCGGCGATGGCGTCGATGTACCTGGGCCCGGAGTTCGACATCCACGGCGGCGGCATCGACCTGGTGTTCCCGCACCACGAGAACGAGCAGGCCCAGTCGCGCGCGGCCGGTGACGGGTTCTCGCGGTACTGGATGCACAACGCGTGGGTCACCATGAGCGGCGAGAAGATGTCGAAGTCGCTGGGCAATGTGGTGTCGATCCCCGAGATGATCAACCGGGTCCGGCCGCAGGAACTGCGCTACTACCTGGTCGGCCCGCACTACCGGTCGATGATCGAGTACTCCGAGGCGGCGCTCGAGGAGTCGGTGCGCGCGTACCAGCGCGTAGAATCATTCCTGCGCAAGATCACCCAGCGCACCGGGGTCGTGGGCATCGCCGAGCCGAACGCCGAGTTCGTCGCCGCGATGAACGCCGACCTGGCCACTCCGGCCGCCCTCGCGGCGGTGCACAACGCCGTGCGCGTCGGCAACACCGCGCTCGACGACGGCGACGACAGCGCCGCCCGTGAGGCGGCCGCCGCGGTGCGCGGGATGACCGAGGTCCTCGGCCTTGACCCGCTGTCCGAGCGGTGGAGCGACAGCTCCACTGTGGACACCGGGTTGCGTTCAGCGGTGGCCGCGCTGGTAGAGGACTTGCTCGAAGAGCGTCAGCGAGCACGGGCGAACAAGGACTTCGCCCTCGCCGACGCGATCCGAGACCGCCTGCTCAACGCGGGCGTCGCCGTCGAGGACACCCCCGGCGGTCCGTTGTGGACAGTTAAGGACTGA